The window TCGGAGCAGTTTTTCAGGAATATATAGGTCAGCTGAAAATCCTGGCAGAAATCTTAATCATTACAATGGGCATAGCAATGCTTTTTGAGATTAGCCTGTTTAACGCCTTTGCAAGGTTCCCCCTTCTGGCAGGAATGAACGAAGGCGGACCGATCTCTGGACTTCTGTTAGGGCTGTCCCTCGGGGTGCTCTGGATCCCCTGTGTTGGTCCGATTCTTGCCTCAATCCTGACCATGGTGGCCCTGGAAGGAAACGCTGCTACAGGTGCACTAACCCTTTCCATTTATTCTGCAGGGTTTGCGGTGCCCATGCTCCTGCTCGCATACTCGGCTCATCTATCCACTTCTAAAATAAAGCTTATATCAAAGTACGATGTAGCCTTCAAGAAAGGAGCCGGGGTAGTGCTTCTCCTAGTAGGGCTCTGGATGGTATACCAGAACCACTTAAGGTGGCTACTTTAAGTTTTCGCAAATAATATGCATATAAAAAGAAAAATAATATTAATTCGTCTGTAGCGAATATAGAATAATGGGAAAAGAGGTGGACTGCCCCTAAGCTAAAGAGCTGGAGGTTTTACGCTTCGTCCGAAAAATAACTGAAAGTAAAGGACATTCGAGAAAATCAAAAACAGGCTGAGATAAAAGAAAAAAATCAAAAAAGAAAGTAGAAAGTAGAAAGTAGAAAGTAGAAAGTGTTATTCTTCACTTTCCCTTGCAATTGCTACGAGCTCGTTTACGCAGGCAACAGCCATCGGAGTTCCTCCCCTGGTCCCGACACAGCTAATTGAGGGGATAGGGATTTTCAGGTCCCTGACTATTTCCCTGGATTCGGCCGCGTTTACAAAACCAACAGGAAGCCCGATTATAAGGGCAGGCCTTACACCTTTTTCGATCAGCTTGCAGACCATGATGAGGGCAGAAGGCGCATTTCCAATTGCGATGATGCTTCCGTCCAACCGGTCTCTGGCTGCCAGGAAACCTGCAGACGTCCTGGTTATCCCGTACTTATTAGCAATTGCAGCATCAAGGTCTTCGTCAAGCACGCAGATGATTTCGGATTTGTGCCCGGCTTTTGTGATCCCGGCTTTTACCATGTTGATATCCACAAAGATCGGCGCGCCTTTTTTGAGAGCTTCCACGCCTGCAGGGATGGGGTCATTGTTAAAGCGCATGATGTCTGCAACGGAGAGGTCTCCGGTGGCAATAACGCAGCGCTGGCGGAAACGGTCTTCAGGGGTGTTGTTCCCGACGATTTCCTGGATCATTGTCCGGCTTTTCATGTAGATGGCTTTTGCCTCTTCAGTCCTTGCGCCGGAGTCCCTGCAAATGCCCACAAGTTCGGGGTCTACTTCCACTGTAAGCTCGGTAAACTCTTCGAGGTTATCGAGATTCCCTGCGGTTTCATTTACTCTCTTTTCAGTAGTCATACTTCCTTTGATACCCCCTTGGTGTTATGATAATATCCTTTTTAAGAGACTTCCAGATCCGGGACTCCCCATTACCTACGAGAATGACGGTGCTCATGTCCACCCAGTCCTCATGCTCCATGACTTCCCCGAGGGTTGTCACGATCTGGGCCTCCCCATCGCCTCTCATGGCATTCTTGACAAGCCCAACAGGCACGGAATCGGCCTTGTACTTGCGGATGATTTCGATTGCCCTTGCAAAATTGGACTGTCTCTTGCGGCTCTTTGGGTTGTAGAGCCCGATGACGAAATCAGCGTCTGCTGCCATATTAAGCCGCTTTTCGATGACTTCCCAGGGAGTTAAGAGGTCGCTTAAACTGATCACTGCAAAGTCCGTAACCACGGGTGCACCGAGAATGCTTGCCCCGGCAAGGACTGCTGTGACCCCGGGTAGGATTTCGATGTCCACGTCAAGGTTTTCGTGTTCAGCGACCTCCAGCACGATGCCTGCCATGCCATAGACGTTGGTGTCGCCCCCGCTGATCATGACCACGTTTGCTGTTTTTGCAAGTTCCACGGCTTTTCGGGCTCTTTCAACCTCTTTTCCCATGAAACTTCGGATTACCTCCTGGGTACCGAGAAGACTTTCCATCTGGTCCAGATAGGTACTGTTCCCGAGCACGTAATCGGCATTGAGGATTACCTCCCGGGCTTTGAGGGTTAGCTGTTCCACGGAGCCCGGCCCGATCCCTACAACGTAGAGTTTTCCGCCGGATGCCTTATCTTGCGATTGCGATTGTGACTCTGCCATAGACTTTCTTCCTGAAAATCAATTCGTGTTTTTCCGAGAGGGCCAGCGCGGCAGGCTCTGCAACCCCTTTTAACCCAAAGCGCGAAGCCTGGGACGAGGAAGGGGGGTTGTAGCTGTTCAGCACTTCATCCGGCAAAAACTTAACCGGAATGCCGAGCAGTTCACCTGCTTCAAGCAGCCCCTGTTCATTTTCTTTAAGTTTCGCAGAAGCAAAAGCCGGAATCTCTTTGAGACTCAGGCCGCACTCATCAAGAGCCTGTTTTACGGCGTCAATGACTTCTTCTTTTGTTATGCCCCTGCGGGTTCCGATTCCGACAATCATCAGTAATCTTCAATCCACTGCTTATTTATGCAGTTTATTTATAAAACCTTAGCAAGAACCCTCTGAGTATTTAGCTAAGGGGTAGTTGATAGCTAAGGGGTAGTTGATAGCTCAAGGGTAGTTGACTTAATCGGCTTATTAGCTGTTAATTGTTAGCTTTTTCCGGCACTTTCACCCTTTACTTCAGCAGCTTGTTTTTTTCTTACAAGCACGGAAACATCCTCGTCCACAATAACAATCCTGGGGCCCTTAACCTCAAGAACCTCTACCTGCTGGTCAAGGAGTGCACAGTTTACAGCGATTGTGGATTCTTTATTGAAGATATCGCAGCCAAACTTATCAGCAATTCCCTCAACCGAGGGTTTACCATGAACCTCAGTAGCTGTGGTGAGCACAGGAACCGCACCTAATTCCGCAATCTTTCGGGAAATCTCGTTTGCCCCATGATGCCCTCCAAGGAGAGGAATTGCGAAATTCAAGTTTGAGTCCACAACTACCACTGCGGGATCTGACCACTTATTATCGAGAAGAGGGGCAATGTCCCTTACCACAATGCCTGTAGCAAAGACTGCAACGATTGCCCCGTAATTTTCAAAGGCAGTCCTGAACACGCCTTTTTCATAGAGAAGAAGGTCGGCTTCAAGATGCTCTGCTATCCGTGATGCAATTTCCCTGTTCCTTTCAAAGGTAATTACAACGGTTCCTGGGCCACTCCGTATAGGTAGGACCTCCTGTAGTTTTTAGGGTCAACAACCCCACCGATGATAATCATTGCCGAGCGCTTAATCCCTGCATCTTTCACCTTATCTGCAATATCTTCCACAGTCCCTGTGATGACTTCTTCATCCTCCCAGGACGCATGGAAGACAACTGCAACAGGTGTATCTTTAGGGCAGCGGACTTTGTCCATAATTTCCCTGATCTTCTGGGTGCCAAGGAAAATTGCCATGGTGGTATTATAAGCAGAAAGCTCGGGAATAAGGTCTTTTTCCAGGGTTTTTCCCGCAGGGCGGGTGATAATAAGAGTATCGGAAACACCGTTGAGAGTAAGCTGGGTGCCCAGAGCGGCTGCACTTGCAAAGACAGACGAGACACCTGCTACCCTTTCTACTCCTATATCGTATTTTTTCAACTCTTCCATCTGCTCTATAACAGACCCGTAAAGAGAAGGGTCTCCGCTGTGAAGGCGTACCACGAACTTTCCTGCATCCACGGCATCAGCAATTAGTTTCGTGGTCTCATCAAGGGTAAGCCCGTAACTGTCTACTTTTTCCCCTTTTGTGTAGTTAAGGACTTCGGGGTTTACCAGGGAGCCCGCGTATATAACAAGGTCCGCTTTTTCAAGCATCTCACGCCCCAATACGGTAATCAGTTTGGGGTTTCCAGGGCCTGCCCCTACAAAATATACTTTTCTTTCCATCTGACCATTCCCTTTGCTTTCCTGTTCAAAGTTATATTCCGAAATTCAAACTCGTATACCGCGCTACTCAAAGTTGTATAACAATACTCAGCAGTGTATACCGAGACTCAACGTTGTTTAAAGCTAATTAGAAGTTTCATTCAGGTGGCTTCATTTCTTTCCGTAGATGATACTGAAATAGTTCCCTTTTTCCGGGATATCTTCTTTCTTACTGATAATCAGTTCATTATCCGAAAAGAGTCTCTCTGCAAAAATGAACTCCCTGTATCCTTCAGCTTCGAGCTGTTCTATAATCTTTCTCGGCTTTGTGGCTTTAAGGTGGATCTTATACCCAACCTCAGAGCCGTCACTTACCTCAAAGGAACTCTCGACTGCTACGTCAGTCCTTGCAGCAAAAGACGTAATGGAACTTATTCCCGGCACTGTTGCAGTTTCAACATCCGGGTAGTACCTGTTCATGACCTTTTTCAGGTGGGAGAAAGTAGAGAAAAAGTTAGGGTCACCTATAAGCCCGAAAGCTACTGTCCCTTTTCTGGACTCTTCTGCTACCAGATCTGCATTTTCTTTCCAGAGGGCGTTAAGGACTTCGATATCCCGTATCATGGGAAACTCGAGGATTTCGGCATCTGCATAAGGGGCTACAAGGTCTTTTGCCAGGCGTCCTGGAACATATACCTTATCGCTGTTTTTCAAAACATCCACTGCTTTAAGGGTCAGAAGCTGAGGGTCTCCGGGACCAAGTCCTACTCCTATTAACATATTATCGCTCCATAGTTTTTTAATAGGTAAATGTAAAACGTGATTTCATTAAACTGGTGGGGAATAAAAGGATCATTTTCAGGCTTGCTTTTTTCCGACAACTATGTATACCGGGTTTTCGGGTTTGAACATAGTCTCTCCGGCAATCGGGGCACTTCTCGAGACTGCGATGTGGACTACCTCATCAAAAATTCCCAGTCTCTTCATAGCCTCGATCGTTCTGACAACGGTTTCAATGCGAACTGCGTTTACCACAATGCTGCGGGCTTTTTTTTCAACAAGCTTCTCAAGTACGGTGTCAATGTTTTTAGTTCCACCAACAAAAGCGCAGTCTATTGAATCGATAGGCCCTCCGGAACCAAGGATTTCCGAGGCTTCGCCGGCTAAGATCCGGGCATTTTCGATCTTGAAAGTCTTAAAGTTCGCTTCCGTAGCAGAGAGAGCTTCTTTACGTGCATCGATTGCATAGATAGTCAGATCTCTGGCAATCCGGGCCGCTTCAATAGAGACCGAGCCTGTACCACAACCTACATCTGCAAACCGGTCCCTATCCTGCAGTCCGAGTTTGGAAAGGGACACTGCAATTATTTCCGGTTTAGTCGGACCGCCACTAACACTTACTATTTCGGACATGTTATACCTCGGGAAAAGTAAAGCAAATATATTGAATATGAATTAAATATATGGCGATATAATTTGGAAATGAGATTAAATCTGGATGTAACAGTTAGAGCCGTCAATATACGATATTTTTCAGATGCAAGCCATATACAGATGCATATAGAGAGACTTTCATAAATAAGATATTTCAGATTTACCCGATTATAAATATAACTTGCTGTAGATATACCTTATTATCGGTAAGAAGGGCAATAAAGGAAAGTAAACTTTAATGAGGTACTAGAAGAATCCGAAAAAACATACCGAAAAGTTTGTATCGGTTTTGAGCCGTACCTTAAAAAATGATTATTCAAAAGTTGGATATACACAATTAGAAAATCAAAGTTGCGCTGGCGCACCCCGCCGCAAGCAACGGGGTATGTTCGCGCCACCGCTCCAAATGCCGTTAAAGTAGACAATAATCCTAAAAAATTTAGTTTGAGCAGAAGTTAACAACCCAAAAATGGAATTAATAAATCATATTATCATTAACGGTCACCGGGAAAGTTTTCCATCCCCGCAGCAAGCTAGCGGGGTATTCGACTGAAATCAAAAGAGGTGTCATCTTAAGCGTGTATTCAATAAAGAATAGCAAGAACAGGTTTTGAAAAAATTAGATAAAGGAAATCTTCTACAATCCAGGGAGTGACATCAAAAAGATTTTTATTAGATGAAGTTAAGAATACTTATAGTAGTTTTAAAAGAAAGAGATTTTAACTATAACAGCATATGGAGTTAAGTTACCAGCACTCTTGATACCAGTGCCTCTT is drawn from Methanosarcina lacustris Z-7289 and contains these coding sequences:
- a CDS encoding cobalamin biosynthesis protein codes for the protein MIVGIGTRRGITKEEVIDAVKQALDECGLSLKEIPAFASAKLKENEQGLLEAGELLGIPVKFLPDEVLNSYNPPSSSQASRFGLKGVAEPAALALSEKHELIFRKKVYGRVTIAIAR
- the cbiT gene encoding precorrin-6Y C5,15-methyltransferase (decarboxylating) subunit CbiT, whose amino-acid sequence is MSEIVSVSGGPTKPEIIAVSLSKLGLQDRDRFADVGCGTGSVSIEAARIARDLTIYAIDARKEALSATEANFKTFKIENARILAGEASEILGSGGPIDSIDCAFVGGTKNIDTVLEKLVEKKARSIVVNAVRIETVVRTIEAMKRLGIFDEVVHIAVSRSAPIAGETMFKPENPVYIVVGKKQA
- a CDS encoding precorrin-8X methylmutase, with translation MTTEKRVNETAGNLDNLEEFTELTVEVDPELVGICRDSGARTEEAKAIYMKSRTMIQEIVGNNTPEDRFRQRCVIATGDLSVADIMRFNNDPIPAGVEALKKGAPIFVDINMVKAGITKAGHKSEIICVLDEDLDAAIANKYGITRTSAGFLAARDRLDGSIIAIGNAPSALIMVCKLIEKGVRPALIIGLPVGFVNAAESREIVRDLKIPIPSISCVGTRGGTPMAVACVNELVAIARESEE
- a CDS encoding cytochrome c biogenesis CcdA family protein — encoded protein: MYYEAISPLAAFSAGIISVLSPCILPLLPAVLASSTGKGKLRPLAIVLGVSISFTLMGVVTSAFGAVFQEYIGQLKILAEILIITMGIAMLFEISLFNAFARFPLLAGMNEGGPISGLLLGLSLGVLWIPCVGPILASILTMVALEGNAATGALTLSIYSAGFAVPMLLLAYSAHLSTSKIKLISKYDVAFKKGAGVVLLLVGLWMVYQNHLRWLL
- a CDS encoding cobalamin biosynthesis protein CbiG, which gives rise to MFRTAFENYGAIVAVFATGIVVRDIAPLLDNKWSDPAVVVVDSNLNFAIPLLGGHHGANEISRKIAELGAVPVLTTATEVHGKPSVEGIADKFGCDIFNKESTIAVNCALLDQQVEVLEVKGPRIVIVDEDVSVLVRKKQAAEVKGESAGKS
- the cobJ gene encoding precorrin-3B C(17)-methyltransferase, which translates into the protein MAESQSQSQDKASGGKLYVVGIGPGSVEQLTLKAREVILNADYVLGNSTYLDQMESLLGTQEVIRSFMGKEVERARKAVELAKTANVVMISGGDTNVYGMAGIVLEVAEHENLDVDIEILPGVTAVLAGASILGAPVVTDFAVISLSDLLTPWEVIEKRLNMAADADFVIGLYNPKSRKRQSNFARAIEIIRKYKADSVPVGLVKNAMRGDGEAQIVTTLGEVMEHEDWVDMSTVILVGNGESRIWKSLKKDIIITPRGYQRKYDY
- a CDS encoding cobalt-precorrin-4/precorrin-4 C(11)-methyltransferase, whose protein sequence is MERKVYFVGAGPGNPKLITVLGREMLEKADLVIYAGSLVNPEVLNYTKGEKVDSYGLTLDETTKLIADAVDAGKFVVRLHSGDPSLYGSVIEQMEELKKYDIGVERVAGVSSVFASAAALGTQLTLNGVSDTLIITRPAGKTLEKDLIPELSAYNTTMAIFLGTQKIREIMDKVRCPKDTPVAVVFHASWEDEEVITGTVEDIADKVKDAGIKRSAMIIIGGVVDPKNYRRSYLYGVAQEPL
- a CDS encoding cobalt-factor II C(20)-methyltransferase — its product is MLIGVGLGPGDPQLLTLKAVDVLKNSDKVYVPGRLAKDLVAPYADAEILEFPMIRDIEVLNALWKENADLVAEESRKGTVAFGLIGDPNFFSTFSHLKKVMNRYYPDVETATVPGISSITSFAARTDVAVESSFEVSDGSEVGYKIHLKATKPRKIIEQLEAEGYREFIFAERLFSDNELIISKKEDIPEKGNYFSIIYGKK